TTTCATATTACAGCCTGTTTACGAACAAATGAAGCCGCCCAACCGCCATGACCAAAAACAATGACGGCTCCAATGGCATTACTTGTACTGGTGACGTGACAAACTCCAACACCCCACAATTTTTACTCTCTTCCCGCATATCCGTCAGGATCAACTGCATTAATTCGAGTCACCGTTGCATTTTCATCGCCTCATTCAACATATCGTTGTTTGCCTCGTTCAACTCATATATTGATCATATTACAAATATAGGTAATTAATTACCTATAAACATCTGAACATAAAAATAACGGTAACTCCGAAGAATCACCGCTAAATATTCTATTCCTGATATTAAAATTTAATTGCATTTTGTTTCACCATGCCCTAGCTTTATTTTCACAAATATAGCTATTATGCACGATTTTACCGCATACCATTCAACAAACTTTGCACCCCATCTCCAAATCCAGCAATCCCTTTTTAGCCTCCAAGCCTCCCCCGTAACCGACCAATTTATGGTTACCCCCAATCACCCGATGACAAGGAACAAAAATCGAAATAGGATTCGCACCATTAGCTGCAGCCACGGCACGAACAGCTTTCGGGTTTCCCAACTTTTTAGCCAACTCGCCATAAGACACCGTTTTGCCGTATGGTATATCCAGCAACTCCTGCCACACCGAATTCTGGAACTCCGTTCCCGTAAAGACGAGCGGAATATCAAACGTTTTCCTCTGACGAGCAAAATATTCGTCAAGCTGGATGATTGTTTCCCGGATCACGTCAGAAACACCCTCTTCGTAATCGGCCCCTAGCGCTTTCTGAATCCGTTTATCAATAGATGCCCTGCGTTTTTCAAACATCCAGTCACACAAACAAAGCTTACCTTCGAAAGAGCCAAGAATCAGCTCTCCACAAGGAGATTCATAATGTTGAATTTGTATCATTTCTTCTACTTTTTATTTTTGTACTTTCCTTCAACCACGACCTTTTCTATACAATCAATCCAAATGACAAGTTATAAAAGTAGAACATTATCCCGATATTCCCAAACGACACCCCAAATTTTACTGATTCGTTTCCAACATCCGGATCAGACAATCCCGTTGTATTGAAAAGTTTGTATCTTCCTGCTGAACATATTTAAGCAA
The window above is part of the Butyricimonas paravirosa genome. Proteins encoded here:
- a CDS encoding methylated-DNA--[protein]-cysteine S-methyltransferase gives rise to the protein MIQIQHYESPCGELILGSFEGKLCLCDWMFEKRRASIDKRIQKALGADYEEGVSDVIRETIIQLDEYFARQRKTFDIPLVFTGTEFQNSVWQELLDIPYGKTVSYGELAKKLGNPKAVRAVAAANGANPISIFVPCHRVIGGNHKLVGYGGGLEAKKGLLDLEMGCKVC